The Malus domestica chromosome 10, GDT2T_hap1 genome contains a region encoding:
- the LOC103435190 gene encoding carbonic anhydrase 2-like yields the protein MASQLAIQRLKNLLSEKEELDNVVAAKIEKLTAELQRPDDHFDPVQRIVDGFINFRINKFEKYPDYYNELAKGQNPKFLVFACSDSRVSPSHILSFQPGEAFMVRNIANMVPAFNQLKYAGVGAVIEYAITVLGVTNILVIGHSHCGGIKRLMTHPEDNSVPFDFIDEWVKIGLPAKAKVIAKEGDADINEQCEDCAREAVNLSLVNLQSYPYVQKALSDKNLALRGGYYDFIHGILELWEVGSHISPSIIVPAP from the exons ATGGCAAGCCAATTAGCTATTCAACGCCTGAAAAATCTCCTCAG TGAGAAGGAAGAGCTGGACAATGTGGTTGCTGCCAAAATTGAGAAGTTGACGGCTGAACTGCAAAGACCGGATGATCATTTTGACCCAGTTCAAAGGATTGTAGATGGCTTCATCAACTTCAGGATCAACAAATTCGA AAAATACCCAGATTACTACAACGAGCTTGCCAAAGGACAAAACCCCAAG TTTCTGGTATTTGCATGCTCGGACTCCCGAGTGAGTCCCTCACATATCCTTAGTTTCCAACCTGGGGAGGCCTTCATGGTTCGCAACATTGCGAACATGGTTCCTGCATTCAATCAG CTGAAATATGCAGGAGTTGGAGCAGTCATAGAATATGCTATTACAGTACTCGGG GTAACAAATATTTTGGTAATCGGACACAGTCATTGTGGTGGGATAAAGAGGCTTATGACTCACCCTGAGGATAACTCTGTTCCCTT CGACTTCATAGACGAATGGGTCAAAATCGGTTTACCCGCCAAGGCAAAGGTTATAGCAAAGGAAGGGGACGCCGATATTAATGAACAATGTGAGGATTGTGCAAGG GAAGCAGTAAATTTGTCACTGGTAAACCTACAAAGTTACCCTTACGTTCAAAAGGCACTCTCGGACAAAAACCTAGCACTCAGGGGTGGTTACTATGACTTTATTCATGGGATTTTGGAGCTATGGGAGGTTGGGTCGCACATTTCACCTTCCATCATCGTACCAGCACCTTAA